A section of the Oncorhynchus keta strain PuntledgeMale-10-30-2019 chromosome 15, Oket_V2, whole genome shotgun sequence genome encodes:
- the LOC118394925 gene encoding AP-1 complex subunit sigma-2 isoform X1, giving the protein MMHFLLLFSRQGKLRLQKWFTPIPEREKKKIVRDMTTMVLGRKPRSCNFLHWKDLKIVYKKYASLYFCCGLDAEENELLALEVLHRYVELLDKYFGNVCELDIIFNFEKAYFILDEFLLGGEVQETSKQVVSRSIEASDMLQEAEIDNSDYDLELGWP; this is encoded by the exons ATGCATTTCCTGCTGCTCTTCAGTCGCCAAGGCAAGCTCCGCCTCCAGAAGTGGTTCACGCCCATCCCTGAACGAGAGAAGAAGAAGATCGTCAGGGACATGACCACCATGGTGTTGGGGCGGAAACCACGCTCCTGCAACTTCCTGCACTGGAAAGACCTGAAGATCGTCTACAAGAA GTATGCCAGTCTGTATTTCTGCTGTGGTCTGGATGCTGAGGAGAATGAGCTGCTAGCCCTGGAGGTGCTGCATCGCTATGTGGAGCTGCTGGACAAGTACTTTGGCAAT GTATGTGAGCTGGACATAATATTTAACTTTGAAAAGGCTTACTTCATCCTGGATGAGTTTCTGTTGGGGGGAGAGGTACAGGAGACGTCCAAACAGGTCGTATCCCGCTCCATCGAGGCCTCAGACATGCTACAGGAG GCTGAGATTGACAACAGTGATTATGATCTGGAGCTTGGATGGCCTTGA
- the LOC118394925 gene encoding AP-1 complex subunit sigma-3 isoform X2 has protein sequence MMHFLLLFSRQGKLRLQKWFTPIPEREKKKIVRDMTTMVLGRKPRSCNFLHWKDLKIVYKKYASLYFCCGLDAEENELLALEVLHRYVELLDKYFGNVCELDIIFNFEKAYFILDEFLLGGEVQETSKQVVSRSIEASDMLQETMEEYMSKPAF, from the exons ATGCATTTCCTGCTGCTCTTCAGTCGCCAAGGCAAGCTCCGCCTCCAGAAGTGGTTCACGCCCATCCCTGAACGAGAGAAGAAGAAGATCGTCAGGGACATGACCACCATGGTGTTGGGGCGGAAACCACGCTCCTGCAACTTCCTGCACTGGAAAGACCTGAAGATCGTCTACAAGAA GTATGCCAGTCTGTATTTCTGCTGTGGTCTGGATGCTGAGGAGAATGAGCTGCTAGCCCTGGAGGTGCTGCATCGCTATGTGGAGCTGCTGGACAAGTACTTTGGCAAT GTATGTGAGCTGGACATAATATTTAACTTTGAAAAGGCTTACTTCATCCTGGATGAGTTTCTGTTGGGGGGAGAGGTACAGGAGACGTCCAAACAGGTCGTATCCCGCTCCATCGAGGCCTCAGACATGCTACAGGAG accaTGGAGGAATACATGAGCAAGCCTGCGTTCTAA